In a genomic window of Streptococcus oralis:
- a CDS encoding ABC transporter substrate-binding protein yields the protein MKFKKWILVVCSMLASMVLVACQSGMDSSQSAVDAIKQKGKLVVATSPDYAPFEFQALVDGKNQVVGADIDMAQAIADELGVKLEISSMSFDNVLTSLQTGKADLAIAGISATDERKEVFDFSIPYYENKMSFLVRKADLDKYKDLTSLASANIAAQKGTVPETMVKEQLPNAQLTSLTNMGEAVNELQAGKVDAVHMDEPVALSYAGKNSDLVVASVNLTMKDGEANAVAIKKDQSDLKAVVDKVIQKLKDDGTYQTYLEKAAKLTEVEQ from the coding sequence ATGAAGTTTAAGAAATGGATATTAGTTGTGTGTAGCATGCTTGCCAGCATGGTTTTGGTAGCTTGCCAGTCAGGAATGGATAGTTCTCAGTCTGCTGTGGACGCTATTAAACAAAAAGGGAAGCTAGTTGTGGCGACCAGCCCAGACTATGCGCCATTTGAATTCCAAGCCTTGGTAGATGGTAAAAATCAAGTGGTTGGGGCAGATATTGATATGGCTCAAGCGATTGCAGATGAGCTTGGGGTTAAACTTGAAATCTCTAGTATGAGTTTTGACAATGTCTTGACCAGTCTTCAAACTGGAAAGGCTGACTTGGCTATTGCAGGAATTAGTGCTACAGATGAGAGAAAGGAAGTCTTTGACTTTTCAATCCCTTACTATGAAAACAAAATGAGTTTCTTGGTTAGAAAAGCCGATTTAGACAAATACAAGGATCTTACAAGCCTAGCAAGTGCCAATATCGCAGCTCAAAAGGGAACTGTGCCAGAAACCATGGTCAAGGAACAATTACCAAATGCCCAGTTGACATCTTTGACCAATATGGGGGAAGCCGTCAATGAATTGCAGGCTGGAAAAGTGGATGCGGTTCATATGGATGAACCAGTTGCTCTTAGCTACGCAGGTAAAAACTCAGACCTTGTTGTTGCATCTGTTAACTTGACGATGAAAGATGGCGAAGCCAATGCCGTTGCTATCAAGAAGGATCAATCAGACTTAAAAGCAGTAGTAGATAAGGTTATCCAAAAACTGAAAGATGACGGAACCTATCAAACTTATCTTGAAAAGGCAGCAAAACTAACAGAAGTTGAACAATAA
- a CDS encoding PLP-dependent aminotransferase family protein: MKKESKYQVVVSFLKKGIESGKFPTGSRLPSIRQLSQDFHCSKDTIQRALLELRHEQYLYAKPQSGYYVLEQGQHQDLEIEVTDEHASAYDDFRLCVNETLIGRENYLFNYYDNQEGLEELRQSVHQLLFNQALYCKPDQLVLTSGTQQALFILSQIDFPSKGTEILVEQPTYHRMNRLLVAQGLAYQTIERRIDGINLDELEEQFKSRKIKFFYTIPRFHYPLGHSYSDQEKRAILDLANQYGVYIVEDDYLGDLDPKKGQTFHYLDTEDRVIYIKSFSTSLFPALRLTALILPNALKEAFVSYKNILDYDSNLIMQKALSLYIDSQLFEKNRLARLTLQENYQAQIKEVLEKNTCPLPHYPLHDGLLLDLRHYPKIASLKHSSLKLDFFEKAYLNACPYQFAKVTLENLEELLEYIKAESD; the protein is encoded by the coding sequence ATGAAGAAAGAAAGTAAATACCAAGTAGTCGTTTCCTTTCTAAAAAAGGGGATCGAATCAGGAAAATTTCCAACAGGTAGCCGGCTTCCCTCCATCCGTCAATTGAGCCAAGACTTCCACTGTAGCAAGGACACTATCCAACGAGCCCTGCTGGAATTACGCCATGAACAATACCTCTATGCCAAACCCCAAAGTGGCTACTATGTTCTAGAACAAGGACAGCACCAAGACTTGGAAATCGAAGTCACTGACGAACATGCCAGTGCCTATGACGACTTCCGACTCTGCGTCAACGAAACCCTGATAGGCCGAGAAAACTACCTCTTCAACTACTATGACAACCAAGAAGGCCTTGAGGAACTAAGACAATCTGTCCATCAACTTCTTTTCAACCAAGCTCTCTACTGTAAACCCGATCAACTGGTTCTAACATCTGGTACCCAGCAAGCTCTCTTTATCCTTTCTCAGATTGACTTTCCGAGCAAGGGAACTGAGATTTTGGTCGAACAACCGACCTACCACCGGATGAATCGCCTCTTGGTCGCTCAGGGGCTAGCATACCAGACCATTGAACGCCGAATTGATGGCATCAACCTTGACGAACTAGAAGAACAGTTCAAATCTAGGAAGATCAAGTTTTTCTACACTATTCCTCGCTTCCACTATCCCCTAGGTCATTCCTATTCTGATCAGGAAAAAAGGGCCATTCTGGATCTAGCAAATCAGTATGGTGTATATATCGTAGAGGATGACTATCTAGGAGATTTAGACCCTAAAAAAGGACAGACCTTCCACTATCTGGATACAGAGGATCGGGTCATTTATATCAAGTCCTTCTCAACCAGTCTCTTTCCAGCCCTTCGTCTTACCGCTCTCATTCTCCCAAATGCCCTAAAAGAGGCCTTTGTTTCCTACAAAAATATCCTGGACTATGACAGCAATCTCATCATGCAAAAGGCTCTGTCTCTTTACATCGATAGCCAGTTATTTGAAAAAAATCGACTGGCCAGACTGACCCTTCAAGAGAACTATCAGGCTCAGATTAAGGAAGTACTTGAAAAAAACACCTGTCCCTTGCCCCACTATCCTCTACACGATGGTCTCTTGCTTGATTTGAGACACTATCCTAAAATTGCCAGTTTGAAACACAGCTCACTCAAACTAGACTTTTTTGAGAAGGCTTATTTGAACGCCTGTCCTTATCAGTTCGCTAAAGTCACTCTTGAAAATCTAGAAGAGCTATTAGAATACATAAAAGCAGAATCGGATTAA
- the budA gene encoding acetolactate decarboxylase, producing MDRKVQEPVKLFQYNTLGALMAGLYGGTMTVGELLEHGDLGLGTLDSIDGELIVLDGKAYQAKGSGQTPEIVEVAADALIPYAAVVPHQAEVIFRQRFEMTDKELEKRIESYYDGENLFRSIKIHGEFSQMHVRMIPKSTPDTKFADVATHQPEYSRENVSGTIVGFWTPEIFHGVSVAGYHLHFISDDLTFGGHVMDFVIKEGMIEVGAVDQLDQRFPVQDRQYLFAKFNVDEMKKDIDKSE from the coding sequence ATGGATAGAAAAGTGCAGGAACCGGTAAAATTATTTCAATACAATACTCTAGGTGCCCTAATGGCTGGTCTCTATGGCGGAACCATGACAGTGGGAGAATTGCTGGAACATGGTGATCTTGGTTTGGGGACTTTGGATTCGATTGATGGGGAGTTGATTGTCCTTGATGGTAAGGCTTATCAAGCCAAGGGATCTGGTCAAACGCCTGAAATCGTTGAGGTGGCAGCGGATGCTCTTATTCCCTATGCAGCAGTGGTCCCTCATCAGGCAGAAGTGATTTTTCGTCAGCGCTTTGAGATGACGGACAAGGAATTGGAAAAGCGAATTGAGTCCTACTATGATGGGGAAAATCTTTTTCGTTCCATCAAGATTCATGGCGAATTTTCACAAATGCACGTACGGATGATTCCTAAATCCACACCTGATACCAAGTTTGCTGATGTAGCGACTCACCAACCTGAATATAGCCGTGAAAATGTATCGGGAACCATTGTTGGATTTTGGACACCTGAGATTTTCCATGGGGTGAGTGTTGCAGGCTATCATTTGCATTTTATCTCAGATGACTTGACCTTTGGTGGGCATGTGATGGACTTTGTTATCAAAGAAGGAATGATTGAGGTTGGGGCAGTCGACCAGTTGGACCAACGTTTTCCAGTCCAAGATCGCCAGTATTTATTTGCCAAATTTAACGTTGACGAGATGAAGAAAGATATTGATAAGTCAGAATAG
- a CDS encoding YhfC family intramembrane metalloprotease, giving the protein MTVHIILTMIALVLILVSGTWYAKKRFKISLAVMGLGAIAFFVSSQVLEKMVHLLVLHPQKDGAIPLMQEQPFLYVLYGIAMAALFEETARLVFFKWLEKKRKLEDRDALAYGLGHGGLEMLYLGMGSLIGLLILFSLIQSSNTDVANLLPKSTLETVQSLSVWQVYLLGVERVLALVLQIGLSIWVYQSVSQKKWIYLFAAYGLHALFDLAPALSQVGWIANPLLVEFILLVELLAFIWLTKSTFWKKS; this is encoded by the coding sequence ATGACAGTACATATTATCCTCACCATGATCGCTTTGGTTCTCATTCTAGTAAGTGGAACTTGGTATGCCAAAAAACGGTTTAAAATCTCTCTTGCAGTGATGGGCTTGGGGGCAATCGCATTTTTTGTTTCTTCTCAAGTGTTAGAGAAGATGGTTCACCTTCTGGTACTCCATCCGCAAAAAGATGGAGCCATTCCGCTCATGCAGGAGCAGCCTTTCTTATACGTCCTTTATGGAATCGCCATGGCTGCCCTCTTTGAGGAAACAGCTCGTCTTGTCTTTTTTAAATGGTTGGAGAAAAAGAGAAAGCTAGAAGATCGAGATGCTTTGGCCTATGGTTTGGGACATGGGGGCTTGGAGATGCTCTATCTCGGAATGGGAAGCTTGATTGGTTTGTTGATCCTCTTTTCACTCATCCAGTCTTCAAATACTGATGTAGCCAATCTCCTTCCAAAGTCTACACTCGAAACGGTTCAGTCTCTATCGGTTTGGCAGGTTTATTTACTAGGAGTTGAACGTGTTCTTGCTCTGGTTCTGCAAATCGGTCTTTCCATCTGGGTTTACCAAAGTGTTAGCCAAAAGAAATGGATCTATCTCTTTGCTGCCTATGGATTACATGCCTTGTTTGACTTAGCTCCAGCTCTATCTCAAGTGGGCTGGATTGCAAATCCGCTTCTAGTTGAGTTTATTCTTCTCGTAGAACTTCTA